Part of the Henckelia pumila isolate YLH828 chromosome 2, ASM3356847v2, whole genome shotgun sequence genome is shown below.
AGATGGAAGGAGGAGACAAAAAGACTAGCATACCTTTGCTGATTTGTCTAGAGAACCGGTCAGGAAATGTGAACTATCAGCTGATTTTGAAAGAGATGTAATAGCTCTTTTGTGGCCATCCTCCTTGTCAGACTCCTCAAGTAATTTCCCCGTCTGCATTTTGAAAAGGGAAAAAAGCAATTGGCAGCATATTATTCAAAGAAATACCTCTGAAAGTAAACAACACGCAAACAAAACTTTGAAGAGAAATTGATCTCTTGGCATTACTTTTCTGcagtatattttgatttatCATCACAAACCATAGATTTCATATAAATCAAACACCTTCAGGAGAAAACAACCTCGGAATCCCAAATTCGTATTATTGAATCTTCGCCAGCACTAACGACAGTCTTGTTCAGAGGCCCCCAAACTGCTCTGTTAATTCTTCCTGTGGGTCCCTTGAGAATGAGAATGGATTCGCCGGTTTCTGCATTTCCACAGAAGTATAAGTTTTCCAATTAAGTTGGATCGGAAAGCACTAAAGATGTGAGcctttataaaataaaaaaaaaaaagaaaagaacaagCATGATAAACTCACGATCATCGGGGTCTCTTGCAATTCGTTTGATGTGAATAGCAGATGGCAATCCCATGAAAGGATCGGTCGTTATAACTGCAAGCTTATCACCAACTGCATAATCAACTGATCTAGCAGGTGAATCAAAATTGAATGTGAAAAACGGAGTTCCTGTCTGGACATCCCATAGCTTTGCGGTCTGATCCGCACTTCCAGTGATAAGTCTGGTTGAATCCCCTACAGacaatagaaataatatttcatCTAGTCTCACACAAATGATATAGTATGCTATCCAGCTGAAGAAGAAATACCACACCTCTCTACCTCGATCTCATGTTCCACTTATTTCAAGATGTATGTAGCACATATACTCAAGTGCTTGTGGGGTGACTAAGAGAGAAGACTTGGAGAGCAAATAAGCCCAGTTGAATACATAACTCTCCATCACACCAAAAAAATACTAGCTTAAAAGTTATCATAATGGTACTTCAATAAATAGCAATACATTAAACTTTTGCAGAAAATGTCGTGAACTTCAAACTGCATTTGAGTGCATCTATGCCTTTTGATGTGTTTGGGTAGGGGTTGTAGGGGGGTGGATTTGGGGTGGGGACAGACAAGAAGTCAAGATACAATTGCTCATAATCGAGATCATAGAATGTTCAACTTGAAAATCCTAGAAAAGAGTCAACTTTAAACTAATCACTCTTACCCTCTCTCTCACCCTTGCTTACTCGTTTACAAGAAAATCGAAAAAGGCATACAAGATACAACACAATCTAAAAAGCTATAGAAGTAGAGAGAGATGAATAACTAACTGGATACATCACAGGACCAAACAGCCCCATTATGGCCACGGTAAGTGCCAAGCCGCTCTCCATTATCGGCAAACCACACAGTGGGATTGTGGTCTTTGGCGCATGAGAAGAGCAAATCCCCCTCCCTGTTGTACTTCAGAAATGTTAGAGGCCTCTCGTGTCCTTTCATCAGTATGGGCCTCATTTTTAGTCTTTCAAATTTCAATATCGCTGCAAAAATTTGGAACAAAAGCCAAACAAGAATATGTTCAAGTCAATACTCTGAATAAATAATATCCTAATCAGaattatgaaaacaaaatatttagccTTTCAAATATGATTTATTCGTAACTTGAAATTGTTTTTAGACACGAAATTACAACATTTAAAATATAGCAACAAACATATAAGATTCAAAAGTATCAAAGTTGAAGCAATATAAATTCAAACCAAggaaacaattaaaaaaaaaccccGAAAACAAGGGTAGAAAATTATTAGGGTTCTCGATTATACCTCGGGAATGGCCTAAATTGAGCCGGAAAAAGCTCGATCCTTCAATTCCTAGGTTACTCTTGGCTCCACAATCCCAAATGAAAGCAATCGTGGAGATTTGGAAGACGCAATCGTGGAGATTTGGAAGACGCAGGGTTTTACCACAGGAAGAAGGTTTTGGGCTCGTAATCGTCAGGCCCATTTACAACCTTATAACTTCActattttgttttaatttaattatttaattaaaaaacttcgattaaaattttttaggaaataaaattattactaCTTCTATAATATGTTGGTCAAATTAATTTACTACAAAACTGTGCCATATTTTCCATATTGCATTTTTATTATTGAGAAcacaataattatattattgttAATTTGCTCCTTTTTTTTCTATCATTTAGCATAATACATTTTTCACATGCAGTACTTGGAAATAGAATATGTATTTTTACGTATATCACATTAAATTTTTACGTTTATATGAAAATTATTAGTAATATCCACATGTTTATTTCAACTACCATTACTTTTACaaaacccaaatataaatataaatta
Proteins encoded:
- the LOC140881700 gene encoding eukaryotic translation initiation factor 3 subunit I-like encodes the protein MRPILMKGHERPLTFLKYNREGDLLFSCAKDHNPTVWFADNGERLGTYRGHNGAVWSCDVSRDSTRLITGSADQTAKLWDVQTGTPFFTFNFDSPARSVDYAVGDKLAVITTDPFMGLPSAIHIKRIARDPDDQTGESILILKGPTGRINRAVWGPLNKTVVSAGEDSIIRIWDSETGKLLEESDKEDGHKRAITSLSKSADSSHFLTGSLDKSAKLWDTRTLTLIKTYLTERPVNAVTMSPLLDHVVLGGGQDASAVTTTDHRAGKFEAKFYHKILQEEIGGVKGHFGPINALAFNPDGKSFSSGGEDGYVRLHHFDPDYFSIKI